In Variovorax sp. J2L1-78, the following are encoded in one genomic region:
- a CDS encoding DUF4189 domain-containing protein — translation MTAFPFRHSLTHALLAIAGLALGATPASAAAPSWGAIAARPGGYGYAFNQSSRAAAERVARAQCEGAAERSTRCEVRVYFDRSCAALATGNFGEWGTAVGPDRKAAGQAAVSQCDGHLPTEPCKLAVSVCSLP, via the coding sequence ATGACGGCTTTCCCTTTCAGACATTCCCTGACGCACGCGCTGCTGGCCATCGCCGGGCTGGCGCTGGGCGCGACGCCCGCGTCGGCCGCCGCGCCCAGCTGGGGCGCGATCGCCGCACGTCCCGGCGGCTATGGCTATGCGTTCAACCAGTCCAGCCGCGCCGCGGCCGAGCGCGTGGCGCGTGCCCAGTGCGAGGGCGCCGCCGAACGCTCGACGCGCTGCGAGGTGCGCGTCTACTTCGACCGCAGCTGCGCGGCGCTGGCCACCGGCAACTTCGGTGAATGGGGCACGGCCGTCGGGCCGGACCGCAAGGCGGCCGGCCAGGCCGCGGTGTCGCAATGCGACGGCCACCTGCCGACCGAACCCTGCAAGCTCGCGGTCAGCGTCTGCTCGCTGCCCTGA
- a CDS encoding cation diffusion facilitator family transporter has protein sequence MAESRIAIYGAIAANVAIAITKFTVAGITGSSAMLSEGIHSAVDTFNGVLLLVGLKLSQRPATDEHPFGHGKELYFWSLMVAVLIFGLGGGVSFYEGIQHIRDPEPLTDPMWNYIVLGAAALFEGASFVIALRQFRGQSRGRPFWNALHASKDPSTYTVLAEDGAALAGLGVAALGIYLSHRFGIPELDGAASVVIGLLLAGVAVLLVRESRGLLIGEGLRRETAQAIRTLARAQPRVRDVGRILSMYMGPEEVLVTVDLDFEPGTRTEEAAAAITVIQQQVRARYPMIRRLFIEAGEAPA, from the coding sequence ATGGCCGAATCCCGCATTGCCATCTATGGCGCCATTGCCGCCAACGTGGCGATCGCCATCACCAAGTTCACCGTCGCCGGCATCACCGGGAGCTCGGCCATGCTGTCCGAAGGCATCCACTCGGCGGTCGACACCTTCAACGGCGTGCTGCTGCTGGTCGGCCTCAAGCTGAGCCAGCGGCCCGCCACCGACGAGCATCCCTTCGGCCACGGCAAGGAGCTGTATTTCTGGAGCCTGATGGTCGCGGTGCTGATCTTCGGGTTGGGCGGTGGCGTGTCGTTCTACGAAGGCATCCAGCACATCCGAGACCCCGAACCGCTGACCGACCCGATGTGGAACTACATCGTGCTGGGCGCGGCGGCGCTGTTCGAGGGCGCGAGCTTCGTGATCGCGCTGCGGCAGTTCCGCGGGCAATCGCGCGGGCGGCCCTTCTGGAACGCGCTGCATGCCAGTAAGGACCCGAGCACGTACACGGTGCTGGCCGAGGACGGCGCGGCCTTGGCCGGGCTGGGCGTGGCCGCGCTGGGCATCTACCTGAGCCATCGCTTCGGCATCCCCGAACTCGACGGCGCCGCCTCGGTCGTCATCGGCCTGCTGCTGGCCGGGGTGGCGGTGCTGCTGGTGCGCGAATCGCGCGGGCTGCTCATCGGCGAAGGCCTCCGGCGCGAGACGGCGCAGGCCATCCGCACGCTGGCGCGCGCCCAGCCGCGGGTGCGCGACGTCGGCCGCATCCTGTCGATGTACATGGGGCCCGAGGAGGTGCTGGTCACCGTCGATCTCGACTTCGAACCCGGCACGCGCACCGAGGAGGCCGCGGCGGCCATCACGGTCATCCAGCAGCAGGTGCGCGCGCGTTATCCCATGATCCGGCGACTTTTCATCGAGGCCGGCGAGGCCCCCGCATGA
- a CDS encoding response regulator → MHESGETGLTHVLAVDDDQSVRDLITTYLGDYDMRVTAVPDEREMSKVLTREAVDLVLLDLRLKGEDGMDIARKLRATSKLPIIILTGRQDDADRVMGLELGADDYLTKPFSPRVLLARIRALLRRTRMHETLADTVANIRAYRFAGWDLNLRLRRLTAPDGRTVPLRNGEFNLLIAFLSAPQRVLAREQLLDLSRLHNAEVYDRSVDVQVGRLRRKMEADPRAPTLIVTERGAGYVFKAAVAVVRD, encoded by the coding sequence ATGCATGAGAGCGGCGAGACCGGTTTGACGCACGTCCTTGCCGTGGACGACGACCAGTCCGTGCGCGACCTCATCACGACTTATCTGGGCGACTACGACATGCGTGTCACGGCGGTGCCGGACGAGCGCGAGATGTCGAAGGTGCTGACGCGCGAGGCGGTCGACCTGGTGCTGCTGGACCTGCGCCTCAAGGGCGAGGACGGCATGGACATCGCGCGCAAGCTGCGGGCCACGTCCAAGCTCCCGATCATCATCCTCACCGGCCGCCAGGACGATGCCGACCGCGTGATGGGCCTCGAGCTCGGCGCCGACGACTACCTCACCAAGCCCTTTTCGCCGCGCGTGCTGCTCGCGCGCATCCGTGCACTGCTGCGCCGCACCCGCATGCACGAAACGCTGGCCGACACGGTGGCGAACATCCGGGCCTACCGCTTCGCCGGCTGGGACCTGAACCTGCGCCTGCGGCGCCTGACGGCGCCCGACGGCCGCACCGTGCCGCTGCGCAATGGCGAGTTCAACCTGTTGATCGCCTTCCTGTCGGCGCCCCAGCGCGTGCTGGCGCGCGAGCAGCTGCTCGACCTCTCGCGCCTGCACAACGCCGAGGTGTACGACCGCTCGGTCGACGTGCAGGTCGGCCGGCTGCGCCGCAAGATGGAAGCCGACCCGCGCGCGCCGACGCTCATCGTCACCGAGCGCGGTGCCGGCTACGTGTTCAAGGCGGCGGTCGCCGTGGTGCGCGATTAG
- a CDS encoding response regulator transcription factor codes for MPHAYRIAVVESDDLIRQLIVQWLTEAGHTVTVAQPGTLADLQVDLVIANVSSPRSAAPLVRRLKALQHVPLILLSARLGRGQGASAPLIGLLGATAVLPKPFTHGELMQAVETAMA; via the coding sequence GTGCCCCATGCCTACCGTATCGCCGTCGTCGAGAGCGACGACCTCATCCGCCAATTGATCGTGCAGTGGTTGACGGAGGCCGGCCACACAGTGACGGTGGCGCAGCCCGGCACGCTGGCCGACCTGCAGGTCGACCTGGTCATCGCCAACGTGTCCAGCCCGCGTTCGGCGGCACCGCTGGTGCGCCGGCTCAAGGCGCTGCAGCATGTGCCGTTGATCCTGCTCTCGGCCCGCCTGGGCCGCGGCCAGGGCGCGTCGGCGCCCCTGATCGGCCTGCTCGGCGCCACCGCCGTGCTGCCCAAGCCCTTCACCCATGGCGAACTGATGCAGGCGGTCGAGACGGCGATGGCCTGA
- a CDS encoding TetR/AcrR family transcriptional regulator, whose amino-acid sequence MKVLTEARRTAIVEAASQLFQEFGFEGASMNELASRLQGSKATLYRYFPSKEALFGAVVRCLATSHLSEAVEEIQREPEVPVPIADVLVRFGERMLMVLTNDTCALAVYRMVVAEAGRSPVGELFYEAGPRESVKALAILLKKAMERGEVRRADPHVMALHFLGLVTSETDLRLYQQNPPPLSARQITAMVERAVDMFLGGAAPR is encoded by the coding sequence ATGAAGGTACTCACCGAAGCGCGTCGCACGGCCATCGTGGAAGCGGCGAGTCAGCTGTTCCAGGAATTCGGTTTCGAAGGCGCCTCCATGAACGAACTGGCCAGCCGTCTGCAAGGCTCCAAGGCCACGCTCTACCGCTACTTCCCGTCGAAGGAGGCGTTGTTCGGCGCGGTGGTCCGGTGCCTGGCCACCTCGCATCTGTCCGAGGCTGTGGAAGAAATCCAGCGCGAACCGGAGGTGCCGGTGCCCATCGCCGACGTGCTGGTGCGTTTCGGGGAACGGATGCTGATGGTGCTGACCAACGATACGTGCGCGCTCGCGGTCTACCGCATGGTGGTCGCGGAGGCCGGCCGCTCGCCGGTCGGCGAGCTGTTCTACGAGGCCGGCCCGCGCGAGAGCGTGAAGGCGCTCGCGATCCTGCTGAAGAAGGCGATGGAGCGTGGCGAGGTGCGCCGCGCCGATCCGCATGTCATGGCGCTGCACTTCCTGGGGCTCGTGACCTCCGAGACCGACCTTCGGCTGTACCAGCAGAACCCGCCGCCGCTGTCGGCGCGGCAGATCACGGCGATGGTCGAACGCGCGGTCGACATGTTCCTGGGCGGTGCGGCGCCGCGCTGA